The nucleotide window TTGAATTGACTTTGTACTCACTGAAAGATTTGTACTACAAGCCTGAAAATGGACTAGGATATTATTTGATAAGtgaaataattaagaaataagtTGAGCTAATGCAATCCCTTGGTGAGTTGACGTGGGCTGATTGATGACAAGTGTCTTTTTAAGATagtaaacaaaataaatgtattgatgataaaaatgagTTATAGCAGTGGACCAGATGTCCAGAACAGACTCTTTTAAGACACAATTTGTACTAGATGAGAATCAATCTGTATGAAAACCCCCTGCCAAATTAACACTGTGCAGCTTCTAAGatctttgatttcttttgttCATTTTGGCATACTTTTGTAGGTTTAGGTGGGTCAATAAGCTAGCTCTATTATCTGGAAATCTTATGTCTCTTCACGAAAATAATGTAAATCTGGAAGTACAGTATAAACACAAAAGAGCAGCTTTACATCACATGTTACAGAGATGTAGGTTTCATTAAATGCTATATTATGCAGTTTGGAATGGTTGCATATTTCTCGTCATTAGCTCTGAGAATCCATCTGTTGGATTAACGGTTGTGTTGAATTTGTAGGTGAAGAGGATGATCAATACCCTGATAATAGTAGTCCTCCAAGGGTACATTGGACAAAGATGATGGACAGATTCTTTATTGACCTTTTGTTGAAGCAGTTGCATAGAGGGAATAAGATTGGTCACGGATTTAGTGATCAAGCTTGGGCCTGGATAGTTGCATCATTCAATGAACAGTTTGGACTTATATGTGACAGAGAAGTATTGGAAGAACGGTATTTTAGCTTGATGAGTGAATGTAACAACATCTCAGACCTTCTCAGTCCGGCTTGCTTTATGTCGGATGACCTTCAGCAAACAATGATTTCTGATGATGTTTGGGAAGCTCATATGAAGGTGCATTTCCTTATCTAACCACAGTAGTGAGACtggtcatttttattttctggttATTGGTCATTGAACACCTGGTAACCATAGTACGTCATGGTGGAATTTCAAAGATCATTCTTGAGGAGATATTAGATCAGGAAATCGGAAAGAATAGTTCTATTGTATTCTTAATATTGTTCACCATTGATTCTGACGAGCATTTATACCATGATAATTTGCAGGAACATCCAGATGCTGTCATCTATGAAGAGAGAAACTTAAGTAATTATAGCGATTTTTCTATGATTTATGGAAACAAAAGTTCTGATAGAAGATTAAGCAGTGCAGTTGTAAAAATTGAGAATGACGATAATATCTTTAGAGATTTGCGTACTCCAGCTGCAGAGTTTGATATATCAGAACGAAAGAAAAAGCGGAAATCTGCAAGCTCATCAACAAGGGCTTGccaaagaaaaattaagaagCCCACCAAGGAGGATATACAGGAAACTCTGGATGAGGTCCCTAGTGTGGTCAAGACATGGACAGGTAACAAAGAGATCATTGAAGAATGTAGCTCAATCGAAAGGGTTGTTGAATCGCTTCAAGCTGTTCCAGGCATGGATGATGAGATCTTCCTGGAAGCATGCCAACTTTTAGAAGACGAGAAAAAAGCCAAGATGTTTGTTCAAATGGATGTCAGTCAGCGGAGGAACTGGTTAATAAGAAAGCTCCGCAGGTAACTTGGCCTTGGCTCTGTAGGTGTGTTGTGTAATTCTGTTTCACTCTACAACTTCTGGAATGTAATTAAGCGGTTCATTTTTCAGTTCAGTCTTGGCGCATTTTGTTCATGAACGATGCAAATTAGCACCGGGCCATAATATGTAGGGCTGGATTAGATTGTGCATCTTGTTTTACTAATAGGAGTTGATTCTATTTCAGCCCATGATATATGGGGCTGGATCGCATTCGGGTTAAgttagaataaaatttaattcaagatGAATATGGTTTAATCAGTTGAGGGATAAATtcgttttgaaaataattaaacttttttagatttaatttgagttgatttaaagaattgattaaaatttaattcatttatgaaAACTAATTTAGTTCTTAGAATTCAGCTTGTTCGGCATTGATTCTGGCATTACGCGTAAAGTTAgaagaataagaataaaatctAGAATAGTATGCAAAATTGTTAACAACAACACAACATGGAAAACTCAATCACTTCTTAATAACAACTCCGAAGATCTGAAATACAAGCCCAACCGACCCAAAATCAGGCAGCAAAGTCAAGATCCCATCGCCAATTAAACGTAAAACTTGTTGTATACTTCATCTTTCCATGGCATGGTCATGGCCATGGCCATTTCCTTCGCATCCCTCCTCAAAACCACTTCTCTGATCCTAACCCTCCTCGCagttctcttcttcttcctcttcaccCCTCGTACGCCGCAGCTCCCTCGCAGATCACTCTTGGCCACTAACTGTACCACCAGTTTCCTCGCCCAAAACAACCACTCAGATGGCCTTTTCGACTACTTTTATTTTCACATTTGCCATGCCAACCAGAACCATTTTCTCTCTATCCCCTCTCTCTCCCTCCTGTCCCTTCTTTTTTTCTACATTCTCATCAAAACCGCTCAATCCCACTTCTCTTTAGTTACTACTCAGCTCTCTACACTCTTGAATCTCTCCCCAAGTATGGCTGCTGTTACGCTTTTGGCATTGGGTAATGGGTCTCCAGATATTTTTTCGTCCGTCGTTGCGCTTCGTACTGGGCAGTACCGCACTGGGTTCGGGGCAATTTTGTCAGCGGGGGCGTTTGTTTCGGCTTTTGTTGTCGGGTTTGTGGCGATTTATGCGGCTCCGTTTAGTGTTGATGCTGGGTGTTTTGTGAGGGATGTGGGGTTTTATTTGGTGGCcgctttgtttttgttttatgtgtACTTGAGTGGGGAGATATTTGTGTGGCAAGCTGTTgggtttattatgttttatgtgTTCTTTGTTGGGATTGTGTTTTGGATGGATCTAGGAATGAATACAGGTGAGAAAAAGGGTGATAAAGAAATGAGTATTATGGGGCCGGATTGCGAGGTTGGAGAAGCTAAAGATTTAGAGGGAATGAAGAGAAATGAAGGGTTTGGGTTTGCTCAAGTTTATGGAAAGGTATGTTTTGTTTGATACTTGTTTTTGTTAGTAATATGTAATTCCAGTGTAATAAGGTTTATGGTATTGATCTGTGCAGTGACTATGGAGTgctaattctttgtgtttacaGTTTGGTGATCAAAATCTACGATCAAGTTTATGAATTTGAATGTTTTTAATGTAGTTAGTGATATTTAGGGTTTGTGTGATGTGGTTATGGTATCTGATGTGTGAACTGTAGGGAGTTAAATCCAAGTGTTATTCGATGGCCAAGTTTTAGGCTTTTGATCAAAGTTATGGAATTGTGTGTTGTTTTGTTGGAGACTAGAAGTCTGAGTGTTACTATTTGGTGATCGATGTTTAtgcatttaatcaaatttatggaATGGTGGTGTTTGAGGCTTGGATTGTTGTTTctgtctttttgtttttgttgtggtTAATGGTATTCAGGATTAGTGGAATATATAATGGAGAGCTAAATCTAAGTGTTATTGTTTGGTGGtcaaatttatgtttctttgtgtgtgtgtgtttgagTGTTATTGGTCAGAAAGGTAAAACGCAAATGTAAATTGTTGTTTGATAAAATGTGGATGTCTCTGCTCAGTTTGGTTGTTTGATGTATGAAATGTTTATTGGTTGATTAGTTATCAAGAGACTAATTGGATAGGATGTGGAACTTTTGGAGGGAGATCCCGATGGGGAAGTTTCTGGGGAAGTGTTATTAGCTAATGAGCCTAATCATTAGTCTTAAACTATGTTAGACAGTGTGATGATACTTGCCTTTGGAATATGATTTTGAGTGCTCTTTTGTGTTTATCTCTTGTAGTTTTCTTACTGTGAGCTATGGCAGGTACCCTGGATAAAAGTTAGTTTGGATGGTGACAATTTCCTATTAATTAGTGATCTAGAAGTTATATAAGTTGAGACCAAGTTGTTTGAGAGCATAGACATGATTTGCCTCGTTGGTTTGCAATTGATCAAGTTCTTtcttacaattttatattttttgtttgttttttaaacaaaaatgaggAATGATCTTATACCTATAGGCATCAACTCATCTTCACTTAGTAATGTGAAGCACCGGGCAATATGATGGAATGTTGCTATTCTGGTATCTTTCCAGTTCTttccttgtttttcttttctttttcttttcctttttttttttcctttgggAGTTCAGTATTGTGaagtttgaatttggtttgaaatgtTCTGCTTGTTAGTCCAGGCTCTCTAATTTGATAGGTCAATAAGGTTTCTGTTTGTTATGTGGAAGCCTCAATGTCCCATCCAGTATCTGGAGTGGTCACTTGCCTGAAGTGCCCTTGCCATTGTCATGTTGTTGTTGCTATTTTGATGCCTTCAGGTTGTGAATTCTAGGtactgatttttttaaactcttcAATGTGAGCATATGCTATGTACACACACCTGACACATATTTTGGGACTTAAAATTATGCAACCTAATTAATCAAAATCCTGTTTATTCTAATTAGGCTGTTGTATTTCGGTATCCTTTTGCTTAGTGAGGCGTTGTGTGTGAAGCTAAATTAAGAAGCTGCTACTtgagaaacaaaattaaactgatAAACCTAtcagttttatttctttgtctCTTTCGATTAAATTTATCTGCCTTTCTATTTTGTTCAATACATCACTATTTTCAACATCTCTctgaatgaaaattttcagagaGTTTGTCATCTTTTTTATTAGGACTATTTTATATTGCTAGTTTTAATCTGATAAATAGATTCTAGTCTTGGTACAAGAACTGATATAACAGGACAAATTCAATAAGAGTCCAATTTAGTTAGCCATCTGGTTCGGCAAGGAGGATGAATTCAGAATGATGTTAATTTTCGGAAATCAGGAATGAGAGTTCAGCTAATTAAAAAAGGCATTAAATCTATGTGAGAATGAACTAAAGTAACTTTCTTCTGGCAATGTTTGTCTTATAGTTTTTTTCAACATTCATACAGGTATCAAAAGCATGGGAGCTTCCAGTCACTTTTTTTCTGAAGCTGACAATTCCAGAAACCGATCCTTCTAAATGGAGCCGGTTCTACTCATCTGCAAATATTGCTCTTTGCCCTTTATTGCTTTTGTATGTTTGCAACTCCTTCATGCCAATAGATCATCCTATAGCTTTCCTCCTTCCGAACATCCATTTCCCTCTCTGGTTTGTAGTACTCTTAGCAAGCACTTCACTTGCAGCACTTCATTTCATAGTGGAAACAGAACCCCCAAAGACTGAGCAATTGCCTGTGGTGGTTGTAGCTTTCCTGATGAGTGTCTTTTGGATATCCACTGTTGCTGGGGAGCTGCTTAACTGTCTGGCTGCACTTGGGACAATCCTTGAATTGCCTCCAGCTATTCTCGGGCTCACAGTACTTGCATGGGGAAACTCTGTCGGAGATCTTGTTGCTGACGTTGCAGTTGCTAAAGCTGGCCATCCAACAATGGCAATGGCTGGGTGCTTTGCAGGGCCAATGTTTAACATGCTTATAGGACTTGGATCGGCTTTGGTAATGCAAACAGCCAATGTTCATCCAGAAGCTTATCAGGTGCATTTCCACATCGGTATTGTTACTGCTTTTGTGTTCTTGCTCTTGAGTCTGATGGGATCTCTTTTAGTCATAACTTGGTCTAGATTCCGGGTACCTAGGTTTTGGGGGTTTTGCCTGGTTGGCCTTTATGTCGTATTTACTGCAGTCAGCTTAGTTATTGCCAAGTTTTCAGGGTGATCGGTATTACCTGTTAAATTGAGAATGTATTTAGTCATGATGAAAAAGCATCGATACAGCTCCCTGGATATGCAAATTCTTatgcaaaaaatgaaaatggagcAAGGACATGCTAGTTACTTATCCGAAAATTAAAATGCAGCGAAGATCAATGATATGCAAGCATTGTTGTCAGAGTCGAAAGAAGCCATGATTGCAGAACTTCTAGTCTGCAGATTGAATATAGGAAAATagtgttatatttttttcttctcaaaaatGATTTAGGTAAAATTATCTACTtgtaatagtaaaaatatttgtatattaatgaagtgattaattcaatattcttttatatatgtaatactAGTTTGCCTATATATGATTCCTTTTTATCCCCAATTGCTTGTTGGTTTCTGCCAGAACAGCTTGAGGATCAagaattgtcttttttttttttgggtaaaggAACTGGGAAGACTTTTTAAAAAGTATACTGAAAATTGATGTGAAATTACTTTTCACTTTTTGGAAAAGAAGTTCCATATATTACGGAGAAATCTATGAACTCCTCGATCCACAGACAAGGGGTAATAAATTCGTTcaataaaaaggcaaaaaaattgAAGGTGAATATCATTTGACTCCTGAAGTTTGTCACGATTACCGAGAGTAGGGTAGAGTTCTGAAATGATACTAAAACACCCCACCCTGTCATCAGGGAAATATTTCCCTAGTATTTCAAAAGCAAtcgaattattataaatgatggGAAACAAGTTTAACTAAAAGCGGGTGATCATATGGTTCAAAAtgatgtttaaatttatattagttattaGAGTTATTGGATCAGATTGAATTGGGTAATTTGCATTGATTATGATTCAATT belongs to Mangifera indica cultivar Alphonso chromosome 2, CATAS_Mindica_2.1, whole genome shotgun sequence and includes:
- the LOC123205187 gene encoding cation/calcium exchanger 5 isoform X1, yielding MVMAMAISFASLLKTTSLILTLLAVLFFFLFTPRTPQLPRRSLLATNCTTSFLAQNNHSDGLFDYFYFHICHANQNHFLSIPSLSLLSLLFFYILIKTAQSHFSLVTTQLSTLLNLSPSMAAVTLLALGNGSPDIFSSVVALRTGQYRTGFGAILSAGAFVSAFVVGFVAIYAAPFSVDAGCFVRDVGFYLVAALFLFYVYLSGEIFVWQAVGFIMFYVFFVGIVFWMDLGMNTGEKKGDKEMSIMGPDCEVGEAKDLEGMKRNEGFGFAQVYGKFFSTFIQVSKAWELPVTFFLKLTIPETDPSKWSRFYSSANIALCPLLLLYVCNSFMPIDHPIAFLLPNIHFPLWFVVLLASTSLAALHFIVETEPPKTEQLPVVVVAFLMSVFWISTVAGELLNCLAALGTILELPPAILGLTVLAWGNSVGDLVADVAVAKAGHPTMAMAGCFAGPMFNMLIGLGSALVMQTANVHPEAYQVHFHIGIVTAFVFLLLSLMGSLLVITWSRFRVPRFWGFCLVGLYVVFTAVSLVIAKFSG
- the LOC123205187 gene encoding cation/calcium exchanger 5 isoform X2, with protein sequence MVMAMAISFASLLKTTSLILTLLAVLFFFLFTPRTPQLPRRSLLATNCTTSFLAQNNHSDGLFDYFYFHICHANQNHFLSIPSLSLLSLLFFYILIKTAQSHFSLVTTQLSTLLNLSPSMAAVTLLALGNGSPDIFSSVVALRTGQYRTGFGAILSAGAFVSAFVVGFVAIYAAPFSVDAGCFVRDVGFYLVAALFLFYVYLSGEIFVWQAVGFIMFYVFFVGIVFWMDLGMNTGEKKGDKEMSIMGPDCEVGEAKDLEGMKRNEGFGFAQVYGKVSKAWELPVTFFLKLTIPETDPSKWSRFYSSANIALCPLLLLYVCNSFMPIDHPIAFLLPNIHFPLWFVVLLASTSLAALHFIVETEPPKTEQLPVVVVAFLMSVFWISTVAGELLNCLAALGTILELPPAILGLTVLAWGNSVGDLVADVAVAKAGHPTMAMAGCFAGPMFNMLIGLGSALVMQTANVHPEAYQVHFHIGIVTAFVFLLLSLMGSLLVITWSRFRVPRFWGFCLVGLYVVFTAVSLVIAKFSG